The following proteins come from a genomic window of Thermoproteus sp.:
- a CDS encoding hydrogenase maturation nickel metallochaperone HypA: protein MHEWSLALSVVQAVDKWAREHNVEVKKVVLGVPSISMLDLKVLQEAFDFLKKESRLEAASLEVRVRSPRFKCRKCGYEFGEEEVKAQIEAVAGRYGEEYPLHLMPELVPAFVRCPRCGSHDIEVDAQIRVEEIETT from the coding sequence ATGCACGAATGGTCGCTCGCCCTTTCGGTGGTGCAGGCTGTGGACAAATGGGCTAGGGAACATAATGTAGAGGTCAAAAAGGTCGTCTTGGGGGTGCCTTCTATATCCATGTTAGATCTAAAAGTGCTCCAAGAGGCCTTCGACTTCCTTAAAAAGGAGTCTAGGCTCGAGGCGGCCAGCCTGGAAGTGAGGGTGAGGAGCCCGCGATTTAAATGTCGTAAATGTGGCTACGAGTTCGGCGAGGAGGAGGTGAAGGCCCAGATAGAGGCCGTGGCCGGGCGCTACGGCGAGGAGTACCCGTTACATTTAATGCCCGAGTTGGTCCCTGCGTTCGTCAGATGTCCTCGTTGCGGCTCCCACGACATTGAGGTGGACGCCCAAATAAGAGTTGAGGAGATAGAGACGACATGA
- a CDS encoding P-loop NTPase: MRPLVELARARLSGKKVVAVMSGKGGVGKSLVAALLALSKPNSALIDLDLFGMSAPQLFGAKGLHEVDKKGVKPFEVGGVKLFSLQGVVGDRFVVLPGASQGGVAEALLAFADLGGVENVVVDMPPGMGEELLTLSRVAQFKPVVVATPSATALKVAGHLIEYLAEMGVRPPVVALNMSYVQCGGSKVYPFGDPKKAAEALTAKADRIVELPIDPELEGYVGRIAEYRGPLHAAVKNLIAPYV; the protein is encoded by the coding sequence ATGAGGCCCCTAGTGGAGCTGGCCAGGGCGAGGCTTTCGGGCAAGAAGGTGGTGGCCGTAATGAGCGGGAAGGGCGGCGTCGGCAAAAGCCTCGTGGCCGCCCTCTTGGCCCTTTCCAAGCCAAACTCGGCGCTGATAGATCTAGATCTATTCGGCATGTCGGCACCGCAGCTCTTCGGGGCCAAGGGACTACACGAAGTGGATAAGAAGGGCGTAAAGCCGTTTGAGGTCGGCGGAGTTAAGCTGTTCAGCCTACAGGGAGTCGTGGGGGATAGGTTCGTCGTGTTGCCGGGTGCAAGCCAAGGAGGAGTGGCCGAGGCGTTGTTGGCCTTCGCGGACCTCGGCGGGGTCGAGAACGTGGTCGTGGACATGCCGCCGGGCATGGGGGAGGAGCTCTTGACCCTATCGCGCGTGGCTCAATTCAAGCCGGTCGTGGTCGCCACGCCGTCGGCCACGGCCCTAAAGGTGGCTGGACACCTTATCGAATATCTAGCCGAAATGGGCGTGAGGCCCCCTGTTGTCGCGCTGAACATGTCTTACGTCCAATGCGGCGGCTCTAAGGTGTACCCATTCGGCGATCCAAAAAAGGCCGCCGAGGCCCTGACCGCAAAGGCTGACCGCATCGTTGAGTTGCCGATAGACCCAGAACTGGAGGGCTACGTGGGCCGTATAGCCGAGTACAGAGGTCCCCTTCACGCGGCCGTGAAGAATTTAATTGCGCCGTACGTATAG
- a CDS encoding Ni,Fe-hydrogenase maturation factor, protein MTILVFYVGYLFKRDSAVGLEVGKLLEAEGIPTVELSGDAIFMVDEIKRLGPTKAILVGAVQRGRPPGTIEIYKFRPYVYKNQLEAQDALRPSLEGRISLEDLLIGLSIFGAPTDEIYIAECEPPVLEEGVGLSLEGRRCAEELAEKVKELYRELCAR, encoded by the coding sequence ATGACCATCTTAGTGTTTTACGTGGGCTATTTGTTTAAGCGAGACTCTGCAGTAGGCCTTGAAGTTGGGAAGCTTCTTGAGGCTGAGGGTATTCCGACAGTAGAACTGAGCGGAGATGCCATATTTATGGTCGACGAGATAAAACGCCTAGGTCCAACTAAGGCCATACTGGTTGGGGCTGTCCAGAGAGGGCGCCCTCCTGGCACTATAGAGATATATAAGTTCAGGCCCTATGTATATAAAAATCAGCTAGAGGCTCAAGACGCCTTGCGCCCATCGCTCGAGGGGAGGATCTCCCTAGAAGACCTACTAATAGGTCTCAGTATATTCGGTGCCCCTACGGACGAAATATATATAGCCGAGTGCGAGCCGCCAGTATTAGAAGAAGGAGTAGGGCTCTCGCTGGAAGGCCGCAGATGCGCAGAGGAGCTCGCCGAAAAGGTAAAGGAACTCTATAGGGAGCTATGTGCGAGGTAG
- a CDS encoding hyaluronate lyase, whose product MVKISRRDFLKASSLAAMLSALNWPALVKAAGETIRDGTINVVWLEAQDCAGNTTAVIQATDPSLLDVLLGTTPLVGPGTVRLIFHETVMPQWGAFHVQSAADVSNEAALEQYAASQPPPGNADAILADIANGKYGPYVLVLEGSFPQEYGIQGSNITTAGGYYCAIGQHTCTEWLKRLLSNALAVVAVGNCASYGGIPANKVLEPPPGFNYATWSQSPTGAIGFFDDPLRGIKGVIHQPYFQPEVEPFRKYIDEGGVPDFNTVKPAIAVPGCPANGNGIMRTLALLVLVAAGYLDPKVLDRKAFLDEYARPYFIFGPTVHEQCPRAAWYAAGDFRPYPGAGDAKCLYAVGCKGPVAHCPWNKVGWVAGVGGPTRTGGVCIACTNPGFTDAYEPFYAKLPYVGVSLEDLKNIAVGVGGAIAVAGVAAAAWTAARSAAIKKGGQQQKGEEKKS is encoded by the coding sequence ATGGTTAAGATAAGCAGGCGTGACTTCCTTAAAGCGAGCTCGCTAGCCGCTATGTTATCTGCGCTCAACTGGCCGGCTTTAGTCAAGGCGGCTGGAGAGACCATTAGAGACGGCACGATAAATGTCGTCTGGCTGGAGGCGCAGGATTGCGCCGGCAACACCACCGCCGTCATTCAAGCCACGGACCCCTCGCTTTTAGACGTACTGCTGGGCACAACGCCCCTCGTGGGTCCCGGCACGGTTCGCCTTATATTCCACGAAACCGTTATGCCGCAGTGGGGCGCGTTCCACGTGCAGAGCGCAGCCGATGTGAGCAACGAGGCCGCGCTCGAACAGTACGCCGCATCGCAACCGCCGCCTGGCAACGCCGACGCCATACTCGCCGATATAGCCAACGGTAAGTACGGACCGTACGTCTTGGTGCTAGAGGGCTCCTTCCCACAGGAATACGGCATCCAGGGCTCCAACATAACGACAGCCGGCGGTTATTATTGCGCCATAGGCCAACACACTTGCACCGAATGGCTTAAACGTCTGCTCTCAAACGCGCTTGCGGTGGTAGCTGTAGGCAATTGTGCGTCATATGGCGGAATACCGGCCAATAAGGTCCTAGAGCCGCCGCCGGGCTTCAACTACGCGACGTGGTCCCAATCGCCTACAGGCGCTATAGGCTTTTTCGACGATCCGCTGAGGGGCATAAAGGGCGTGATACATCAGCCTTACTTCCAGCCGGAGGTAGAGCCCTTCCGCAAGTATATAGACGAAGGCGGCGTCCCCGACTTTAACACAGTCAAGCCTGCAATCGCCGTTCCGGGCTGTCCCGCAAACGGCAACGGCATCATGAGGACCCTCGCCCTCTTGGTGTTGGTGGCCGCCGGATATTTGGACCCCAAAGTGCTCGACAGGAAGGCCTTCTTGGACGAATACGCCAGGCCCTATTTCATATTTGGTCCCACCGTCCACGAGCAGTGCCCGAGGGCCGCTTGGTACGCCGCGGGCGACTTCAGGCCTTACCCCGGCGCGGGTGACGCCAAGTGTCTATATGCAGTGGGCTGTAAAGGCCCCGTCGCTCACTGTCCCTGGAACAAAGTGGGTTGGGTAGCCGGCGTGGGAGGGCCCACTAGGACCGGCGGAGTCTGTATAGCCTGCACAAACCCAGGATTCACCGACGCCTACGAGCCGTTTTACGCCAAGTTGCCCTACGTGGGCGTGTCTCTAGAGGATCTCAAGAACATAGCCGTGGGGGTGGGAGGAGCCATAGCCGTGGCGGGTGTCGCCGCCGCGGCGTGGACGGCCGCCAGAAGCGCCGCGATTAAGAAGGGCGGCCAGCAACAGAA